The following are encoded together in the Xanthomonas vesicatoria ATCC 35937 genome:
- the hemF gene encoding oxygen-dependent coproporphyrinogen oxidase: MNEFDRVRDYLTDLQDRICAAVEAADGRARFSEDLWQREEGGGGRTRILRDGAVFEQAGIGFSDVSGTRLPPSASAHRPELAGATWRACGVSLVFHPNNPHVPTTHMNVRYFRAERDGEVVAAWFGGGFDLTPFYPMDEDVQHWHRTAQALCAPFGEERYAAHKRWCDEYFFLRHRNETRGVGGLFFDDLGQDFERDFAYQQAVGNGFLDAYMPLVQRRKDEPFGEREREFQLYRRGRYVEFNLVYDRGTLFGLQSGGRAESILMSLPPRVRWEYGYSAEPGSAEARLLDYLVPRDWLG; the protein is encoded by the coding sequence GCGATTATCTGACCGACCTGCAGGACCGTATCTGCGCCGCTGTGGAAGCCGCCGATGGGCGAGCGCGGTTCTCCGAGGATCTCTGGCAGCGTGAGGAAGGCGGTGGTGGGCGCACCCGCATCCTGCGCGACGGCGCTGTCTTCGAACAGGCCGGCATCGGTTTTTCGGATGTGTCCGGCACCCGCCTGCCGCCGTCGGCCAGCGCGCACCGCCCCGAACTGGCGGGCGCCACCTGGCGCGCTTGCGGCGTGTCGCTGGTGTTTCACCCGAACAATCCGCACGTGCCGACCACGCATATGAACGTGCGTTACTTCCGTGCCGAACGCGATGGCGAGGTGGTGGCTGCGTGGTTTGGCGGCGGCTTCGATCTGACGCCGTTCTATCCGATGGATGAAGACGTGCAGCACTGGCACCGCACCGCTCAGGCGCTGTGCGCGCCGTTCGGCGAGGAGCGCTATGCCGCCCACAAGCGCTGGTGCGACGAGTACTTCTTCCTGCGCCACCGCAACGAAACTCGCGGCGTCGGCGGGCTGTTCTTCGACGACCTGGGCCAGGACTTCGAGCGCGATTTTGCCTACCAGCAGGCGGTGGGCAATGGCTTCCTGGATGCCTACATGCCGCTCGTACAGCGCCGCAAGGACGAGCCGTTTGGCGAGCGCGAGCGCGAATTCCAGTTGTACCGCCGCGGGCGCTACGTAGAGTTCAACCTGGTCTACGACCGCGGCACCCTGTTCGGGCTGCAGAGCGGCGGGCGCGCCGAGAGCATCCTGATGAGCCTGCCTCCACGGGTGCGTTGGGAATACGGCTACAGCGCCGAACCCGGCAGCGCCGAGGCACGATTGCTGGACTATCTGGTACCGCGCGATTGGCTGGGCTGA